In Geobacter sp., a single window of DNA contains:
- a CDS encoding diguanylate cyclase → MPQQIWPRSFQYFRNVKMFLISLCVIIALFLCGIFYLLYAKTTDLLSERMREQASTYADLLLHMKNWNYDYGGVYVEKGAGVESNRYLLGLGVNPDVHAEYGRVLTLRNHAIMMDEISRLSERNDGTRFRAVSRKPLSPGNVPDETEKTALRQFEQGSREFSRIEVDASGKPRFRYLLPLFVEASCMECHRSQGYHVGSVIGAISVSTPATQMMDEIGTNKKLVIAAAVLTITLLVGIVYFLTWRLVIKLDDAQKQLKKLASTDELTGLKNRRQIMQRLGEEFERSTRLDEPLCIIILDIDHFKRVNDTFGHPCGDQVLKQVALRISDSLRRYDSVGRIGGEEFMIVMPGAFLEDARTLAERQLHTIRNESFSDGQNTFSLTVSAGVSMLTASDKHVTTLIKRADNALYAAKQNGRDQVMVA, encoded by the coding sequence ATGCCCCAACAGATCTGGCCCAGATCGTTTCAGTATTTCCGCAACGTCAAGATGTTCCTGATCAGCCTCTGCGTGATCATCGCACTCTTTCTATGCGGCATTTTCTACCTGCTGTACGCAAAAACCACCGACCTGCTCTCAGAACGCATGCGAGAACAGGCGAGCACATACGCCGATCTTCTGCTCCACATGAAAAACTGGAACTATGATTACGGCGGAGTCTATGTTGAAAAAGGGGCAGGGGTAGAATCGAACCGTTACCTGCTCGGGCTCGGCGTCAATCCTGACGTCCACGCTGAATATGGCAGGGTTTTGACCTTGCGCAACCACGCCATTATGATGGATGAAATTTCCCGGCTTAGTGAACGAAATGACGGAACACGATTTCGGGCGGTCAGTCGAAAACCGCTGTCACCGGGGAATGTCCCTGACGAAACCGAAAAAACCGCCCTGCGTCAATTTGAACAGGGATCGCGAGAATTTTCACGTATTGAGGTAGATGCTTCGGGGAAACCACGCTTCCGCTATCTCCTGCCCCTGTTCGTTGAAGCAAGCTGCATGGAATGCCACCGGAGCCAGGGCTACCATGTGGGAAGCGTGATCGGAGCCATCAGCGTATCAACTCCCGCAACTCAGATGATGGACGAGATCGGTACAAACAAGAAACTGGTCATAGCAGCGGCAGTTCTAACCATTACCCTGCTGGTGGGAATCGTCTACTTCCTGACCTGGCGGCTGGTTATCAAGCTCGATGACGCACAGAAACAGCTGAAAAAGTTGGCATCAACCGATGAGTTGACCGGCCTGAAAAATAGACGCCAGATCATGCAACGGCTCGGCGAGGAGTTTGAGCGTTCCACGAGACTCGATGAGCCGCTCTGCATCATAATCCTGGATATCGATCATTTCAAACGGGTCAATGACACCTTTGGCCACCCCTGCGGAGATCAGGTTCTCAAGCAGGTAGCGCTCAGAATCAGTGACAGCCTCCGCCGTTACGACAGTGTCGGCAGGATCGGCGGTGAAGAGTTCATGATTGTCATGCCGGGAGCTTTTCTTGAAGATGCCCGGACCCTTGCCGAACGCCAGCTGCACACCATCCGCAACGAAAGCTTCAGCGACGGACAGAATACCTTCTCTCTGACCGTCAGCGCCGGTGTATCCATGCTCACAGCTTCTGACAAGCACGTTACAACCCTCATAAAGCGGGCAGACAACGCCCTGTATGCAGCAAAACAGAATGGTCGCGATCAGGTCATGGTCGCCTGA
- a CDS encoding HD domain-containing protein, translating to MHPEQATSLYAFIRQLTTAVSTALLYSLDHEQVQRLCAGAAQNLALALGDEPGLSLLVIDDELVAWDRPLETSMYVNRFCQALKIRGIGHLRLLREVTPQELRQMVRLLSKPPLPNDEIRSSEHIRFGRVEVRQSEDSSEASAEDAGHRKIRSLADVPLEELSTFMEIYEEARGNKKLNVSGISEIVGCFINAFKQVADPILALAPLRALDEYTFTHSTNVCILNLAQAMSLGIDGALLHDIGIAAMLHDIGKLYVPEEILTKPGKLDDSEWDMIKQHPLRGAQRLLDTPGVPRLAVVTAYEHHLKFNLTGYPRVQEGWQQNLCSQMTTISDFFDALRTKRSYREAMEFANISAIMLDLSGTDLHPLLTRNFLQIISRLSDAVSSASPKPDTPTPPSSTPEQGTP from the coding sequence ATGCATCCTGAGCAGGCAACATCCCTATATGCATTCATACGCCAACTGACCACTGCCGTTTCCACCGCGCTTCTCTACTCGCTTGACCATGAGCAGGTGCAGCGACTCTGTGCCGGGGCAGCGCAAAACCTGGCCCTGGCCCTGGGTGATGAACCGGGGCTTTCCCTGCTGGTTATCGACGATGAACTGGTTGCCTGGGATCGGCCACTTGAAACAAGCATGTACGTCAACCGGTTCTGCCAGGCGCTCAAGATTCGCGGTATTGGCCATCTCCGCCTGCTCAGGGAGGTTACGCCCCAGGAATTGCGACAGATGGTCCGACTCCTAAGTAAACCCCCTTTGCCCAACGATGAAATCCGCTCTTCGGAACATATTCGTTTCGGTCGGGTAGAAGTCAGGCAGTCTGAGGACAGCTCCGAAGCGTCTGCAGAAGACGCAGGTCACCGAAAGATCCGGTCTCTGGCGGATGTCCCCCTGGAGGAACTTTCCACCTTCATGGAGATTTACGAAGAGGCACGCGGCAACAAAAAGCTCAATGTCTCCGGAATTTCCGAGATCGTCGGCTGTTTCATCAACGCCTTTAAACAGGTTGCAGACCCGATCCTGGCTCTGGCTCCCCTTCGGGCTCTGGACGAATATACCTTTACCCATTCTACCAATGTCTGCATCCTCAATCTCGCCCAGGCCATGTCGCTGGGTATCGATGGAGCGCTCCTCCATGACATCGGTATAGCTGCCATGCTCCACGATATCGGCAAGCTCTACGTCCCTGAGGAGATTCTCACTAAACCGGGTAAACTTGACGACAGCGAATGGGACATGATCAAACAGCACCCGCTCCGGGGGGCACAACGACTCCTCGACACGCCGGGAGTTCCCCGTCTGGCAGTGGTAACAGCCTATGAACATCATCTGAAATTCAATCTCACCGGGTATCCCCGTGTCCAGGAAGGATGGCAGCAGAATCTCTGCAGCCAGATGACCACCATCTCCGATTTTTTCGATGCTCTGCGGACAAAGCGGTCCTATCGCGAGGCCATGGAATTTGCAAATATTTCCGCTATCATGCTGGACCTGTCGGGAACCGACCTGCACCCCCTCCTGACCCGCAATTTTCTCCAGATCATTTCCAGGCTGTCCGACGCAGTCTCCTCTGCTTCTCCTAAACCCGACACGCCGACACCCCCTTCGTCGACGCCCGAGCAAGGAACACCCTGA